From a single Ursus arctos isolate Adak ecotype North America unplaced genomic scaffold, UrsArc2.0 scaffold_34, whole genome shotgun sequence genomic region:
- the RNF34 gene encoding E3 ubiquitin-protein ligase RNF34 encodes MKAGATSMWASCCGLLNEVMGTGAVRGQQSGFAGGTGPFRFAPNTDFSTYPPAPTEGPNIVCKACGLSFSVFRKKHVCCDCKKDFCSVCSVLQENLRRCSTCHLLQETAFRRPQLMRLKVKDLRQYLILRNIPIDTCREKEDLVDLVLCHHGLGAEDDLDTSSLNSSRSQNSSFFTHSFFSNYTAPSATMSSFQGDLLGGDRTLGSGALAQVQSEIASANTEEEDDEDDDDDDDDDDDDEENLEERTPGLSKKRVRASLSDLSSLEDVEGMSVRQLKEILARNFVNYSGCCEKWELVEKVNRLYKENEENQKSYGERLQLQDEEDDRLCRICMDAIIDCVLLECGHMVTCTKCGKRMSECPICRQYVVRAVHVFKS; translated from the exons GCGGGTGCCACGTCTATGTGGGCTTCATGCTGTGGGCTGCTGAATGAAGTCATGGGAACTGGAGCTGTCAGGGGCCAGCAGTCAGGATTTGCAGGAGGCACCGGTCCATTCAGATTTGCACCAAACACTGATTTTTCCACTTACCCACCAGCACCTACGGAAGGGCCTAATATAGTTTGCAAAGCCTGTGGACTTTCATTTTCAGTCTTTAGAAAGAAG CATGTGTGTTGTGACTGCAAGAAGGATTTTTGCTCCGTTTGTTCGGTCTTACAAGAGAATCTCCGCAGATGCTCCACGTGTCACTTATTACAGGAGACGGCCTTTCGGCGCCCTCAGTTAATGCGACTAAAAGTCAAGGATCTTCGGCAGTATCTCATTCTTCGAAACATCCCGATCGATACCTGTCGAGAGAAAGAAGACTTGGTAGATTTGGTACTCTGCCACCATGGGCTGGGCGCTGAGGATGACCTGGACACGAGCAGCCTGAATTCTTCACGATCCCAGAATTCTAGTTtttttacacattcttttttttcaaactataCAGCCCCTTCTGCTACCATGTCTTCATTTCAGGGAGACCTTCTGGGTGGAGACCGGACCTTAGGATCTGGGGCGCTGGCACAG GTACAAAGTGAAATAGCTTCAGCAAACACAGAAGAGGaggatgatgaagatgatgatgatgatgacgacgacgatgACGATGATGAAGAAAATTTGGAGGAGCGG ACGCCTGGCCTCTCTAAGAAGCGAGTAAGAGCTTCGCTGTCCGACCTGTCAAGCCTTGAAGATGTGGAAGGAATGAGTGTGCGCCAGCTGAAGGAGATCCTGGCTCGCAATTTTGTCAACTATTCGGGCTGTTGTGAAAAATGGGAGCTGGTAGAGAAAGTAAACCGGTTATACAAAGAGAACGAAGAAAACCAAAAGTCAT ATGGCGAGCGGCTGCAGCTGCAGGATGAGGAAGATGACCGCCTGTGCCGTATCTGCATGGACGCCATCATCGACTGTGTCCTGCTCGAGTGCGGGCACATGGTCACCTGCACCAAGTGTGGCAAGCGCATGAGCGAGTGTCCCATCTGCCGGCAGTACGTGGTGCGCGCCGTGCATGTGTTCAAGTCCTGA